Part of the Rothia mucilaginosa genome, ACTCCGGCGAGCAGGGGTGCCGCCGCAATAATAATGAGCACGATGAGGGCGGGCAGGGTTGAGACGCCCAGCCAGAGCGCCAGGATGGTGAGCAGACCGAGCGCGGGTAGCGCGCGGGTGGCGGCTACGGCGCTCATGAGCAGGTTGCTACGGCCGCGGTTGGTGCCGTAACCCGGGCGGTGGTGCCCAGCCCAGAGGCCGAGGGGCACGACGATGAGTGCCGCGCAGGCGGTGGCGAGGGCGGTGACGCTCAGGTGTTCGAGCAGACGCACGAGGATTCCGCCGCTTCCCTGCCAATTGGAGCCGTCCATGAGGTAGGCGAAGGTTCGTTCTATGACGTTCACGGGTTATGCCTTCCTTTCGGGGCTGTGGCGGTTCGTAACCGTAGCCGCCTGCCAGGGCGTAAGTGCCCTCGTCAGAAGGATAAGGAGCAGGTCGAGGACCAGTGCCAGCAGCAGGCTAAGGATTACGCCAGCCAGGATCTCCGAAGGGATATTGCGCGCGAGTCCATCGGTGAAAAGCGTACCGAGCGAGGGCACACCGATGAGGGCACCCACGGACACCATCGCAATATTTGCCACGGTTGCCACACGGATTCCCGACATAATGACGGGTGTAGCAAGGGGCAGGTAGAGCTCCATCAGCGCCTGTCGGGGCGTGTATCCGAGGGCGCGTGCAGATTCGTGCACGCTATCGGGTACGGAGTCGAAGGCATCCACACCGGAGCGCACCATGAGCGAGAAGGAGTAGACGCTCAGGGCGACGAGCACGTTCAGCGGGGAAATAATGGAGGTTCCCAGAATGAGCGGCATCAGCACGAACAGTGCGATGGAGGGGATGGTGTAGAGCAGCGAGGAGAGCTGCATGAGGGTTCGTGCACCGATGCGGCGTTCGGAACCGCGGTCACGGCGACGGCTCGCGTAGTAGGCGACCGGCAGCGCGACGAGAGCGCCAATCGCGACGGGTACGACGCCCTGGTAGAGGTGGCTGAGGGTCAGCTCTAGGATGCGCTGACTATTGGTGGCTACCCATTCCCAGTGCATGTCGCTTGCGGCGAGGGGTGATACCACTAGGGGCTGCGCGGCGAGAGGTGGTGCCGCGAGCACAATATTTTCTAGAAGACTCATTCGCTTTTCTCGCCTTCTACCGCACCGTTCTGCGCTTTTCGGGAGGCGGCAAGTCGGCGTGCGCGCGCCTGGCGCACCGTCTGCTCATCCAGCAGACCGGCAACGGAGCGGCTCACGAAGGAGCGCACAAAATCATCGGCGGGGCTGTAGAGAATCTCTTCGGGAGTACCGAACTGTGCGAGGCGACCGCCCTCTGCGAAGACGGCGATTGTATCGCCGAGCAGAAGCGCCTCATCAATGTCGTGGGTGACGAACACAATCGTCTTGGCGAGTCGACCCTGCAGGCGCAACAGCTCTTTCTGCAGGTCGGTACGCACCACCGGATCCACCGCGGAGAACGGCTCGTCCATCAGCAGGACGGGCGCATCGGCGGCGAGAGCACGCGCCACACCAACGCGCTGCACCTGACCGCCCGAAAGCTGGGAGGGGTACCGCTTGGCG contains:
- a CDS encoding ABC transporter permease produces the protein MSLLENIVLAAPPLAAQPLVVSPLAASDMHWEWVATNSQRILELTLSHLYQGVVPVAIGALVALPVAYYASRRRDRGSERRIGARTLMQLSSLLYTIPSIALFVLMPLILGTSIISPLNVLVALSVYSFSLMVRSGVDAFDSVPDSVHESARALGYTPRQALMELYLPLATPVIMSGIRVATVANIAMVSVGALIGVPSLGTLFTDGLARNIPSEILAGVILSLLLALVLDLLLILLTRALTPWQAATVTNRHSPERKA